TTGGTCGTGGTCCACCGACTGGAGCAGCGCCAGCAACGACGTGCCCTTGCGCGCCCAGTACTATGGCATCAGCGGTAACTCGGTAAGCACCGCTGTGCAGTGGCGCGCCAGCGAGCTGACGTCGACACGGTTGGCGTTGTACCGCGACTGTTTCAGCGACGGCAATCTGCGCGAAGGTTGGCTTGCGGATTTCGTGCAGCGGCTGCATACCGCCCCCAACCTGACGCTGGATGGCGGTGTCGAAATTGGTGGCTCGCACAACAGCGACATCGATCGCCCGTACTTCAATCCACGCGATGATCACTCGTACGCGTTGACCGGCAGCTTGCAGAATCTATTCAACCAGTATGCAGACCGTAGTTGGACCCAGCGCATCGATCTGGCTGTCGGCGGTTACCAGGAACTCCACTACGGCACTGGCCTGATGGTCAGCGCCCGTTACGGGCAAATCTTCCAGCCGCACTTGGGCCTGCGTTTTGGCTGGGGCGTGAGCTGGCATTACCAGCCTTACGACGGACGGCATGAATCGCGCGTTGTGCTGGACCTGACTATGCATGGGGGAGAGTGACATGCGCCAGCTTCTTCTCGCCCTCTTGCTGATGCTCATGGCCGACCTGGCACAAGCGGCTGTGCCGGTGCCGCCGAAGCCTGCCTTCATTGTGCTTACCTATCACGACGTGCGCGATGATGTGGGTCTGCTGGGCGATCATGATCCGGATGCCATCAACACCGATCATCTGATTGCGCATTTCGATTGGCTCAAAGCCAATGGCTATCACGTGGTCAGCCTGGAACAAGTCGGGCAGGCTTCGCGTGGTGGCCCTGCCTTGCCGGATCACGCTGTGCTGCTGACGTTCGACGATGGCCTGGAGAGCTTCTACACGCGTGTCTATCCCTTGCTGCGTGCCTACGACTATCCCGCGGTGGAGGCGTTGGTCGGCTCATGGATCGACATGTCGCCCGGGCAGAAGATGGCTTACAACGGCGCTGAGTGCACACGCGACTGTTTCATGACCTGGGATCAGATCCGGGAGATACAAACATCTGGCCTGGTGGAATTCGCCTCACATACCTGGCAATTGCACATGGGCATTCCCGGTAATCCGCAAAATAACCAGATGCCGGCGGTGACCACGTTGCGCTACGACATGGCAACCCACCGTTACGAAAGCGAGTCTGCCTACATCGAGCGCTTGCGTGCGGACTTACGCCATAGTGTGGAAGAGATCGTGAAGGAAACCGGTCACCGGCCGCGCGCCATCGTGTGGCCTTACGGCTCGTACAACAAAATCGCCGTGCAGATTGCCGCCGAAGAAGGCTTGACCGAATCCTTCAGCCTGGACGACAAGCTCCCCGACTTGCAGATCGACAACACCATTCCGCGGCTGCTGATCAGCGGCAATATCAACGCCAACCGGCTTGGCTGGCTGATCCGTCACCCGCAGCGCAGCGATCCGGTGCGGGCCGTGCAGGTGGATCTCGATTACGTTTACGATCCCGATCCGAAGCAGCAAGAACGCAATCTTTCCATTCTGCTCGATCGCATCAAGAGAATGCAGCCGAATGAAGTGTGGCTGCAGGCCTATGCCGATCCCAAGGGTGATGGCGTGGCCGAGGCGGTGTACTTCCCGAACCGTCACTTGCCGATGCGCGCCGATCTGTTCTCCCGCGTGGAGTGGCAATTGCGTACGCGTGCCGGGGTGCGTGTGTACGCTTGGATGCCGGTGCTTGCGTTCCGTTTCCCGGATGCGCCAAACCTACCTTCACTCGCGGGCGAACCCAAGCCGGGCGGAGATCACTATCGGTTGGCGCCGTGGGATCCGCGCGTAAAGCGGCAGATCGGCGATGTCTATGAAGACCTAGCCATGCATGCCGATGCGGCGGGTTTGCTGTTCTCCGACGATGCCTACATTCGCGATACCGATCAGCTCGGTCCGTGGGCGAATATGACATCGGCACAGCGCACCGCTGCGCTAGTGGATTTTATCCATGTGTTAACCGATCGCGTACGTCGCTGGCGGCCGTCGGTGAAAACCGTGCGCAACATCTATACACGCCCGATCTTCGACCCCGCCGCGGAAGCCTGGTTCGCGCAAAGCCTGCCTGCCTTCTTGGCCGATTACGACATGACCGCGATCATGGCGATGCCACAGCTTGATCAGCAGGGCGATACCGCCCACTGGTATCGCGACCTGGTGGCACACGTGAACGCCATTCCCGGCGCGATGAATCACACTCTGTTCGAGCTGGCCGCGCGTGACTGGCGCAGCGATCAACCTATCAGCGAAGCGCAAATGCGCAACCGCATCGAACTGTTGCAGACAGAGGGCGTGCGCCACCTTGGCTACTACCCCGACGACTTCATCAAGAATCAGCCCAGACTGGAACTCATTCGGCCGTCCATTTCGATCGCCGATTACCCCTATCCGGAGCCATCACGATGAACGGTGGCATCATCTCCATCCTGCTTGATTTTGCTTTCTTCTATCCGTTGACGATGTCGCTGGTCTGGATGAGTGGGGGCCTGATCTACTTCCTTCGCTGGGAGCGTCGCGAGTCCGCACGCGTCACACCGCCATCGCTGGCGTCATATCCGATGGTCTCGATCATCGTGCCGTGCCACAACGAAGGTCAGCAAGTGCGTGAAACCATCACCCAGCTCGCCGAACAAACGTGGCCAGACTTCGAGATCATCGCTGTAAACGATGGTTCGACCGACGACACCGGCACGCAGCTCGATCAGCTCATGAGCGAGTTTCCGCAGTTGCGCGTGCTGCACTTGTCCAGCAACCAGGGCAAAGCCATGGGCTTGTGCGCGGCGACACTGGCGGCGAAGGGTGACTACCTGGTGTGCGTGGATGGCGACGCCATGCTCGACCGTTACGCGACGCACTGGCTGATGACACATCTGCTCTCCAGTGCGCGCGTGGGTGCTGTCACCGGCAATCCACGCATTCGCAATCGCTCGACCTTGCTGGGCAAGCTGCAGGTGGGCGAGTTCTCCTCGATCATCGGCCTGATCAAACGCGCGCAACGCGTATATGGGCGCATCTTCACGGTGTCGGGTGTGATCGCAGCCTTTCGCAAGGTGGCCTTGCACGACGTCGGTTACTGGAACACCGACATGGTCACTGAGGACATCGATGTGAGCTGGCGTCTGCAAATGCGTCATTGGGAAATCCGCTACGAGCCCAATGCCTTGTGCTGGATCTTGATGCCGGAAACCTTGCGTGGGCTATGGAAGCAGCGTCAGCGCTGGGCACAAGGTGGATCGGAAGTGCTGCTGCGCTATTGGGTAAAGCTGTTGCACTGGCGCGAGCGACGCATGTGGATGGTGGCCATCGAGTACCTCATCAGCCTGGTCTGGTCGTATGTGATGGCGATCATAATGGTGCTATGGATAACTGGACTCATCATTCCATTGCCTGCCTCCATACGGGTGCCGAGCCTGTTTCCACAATGGAACGGTGTGATGCTTGGCATTGTTTGCATGCTGCAGTTTCTGGTCAGCATGTTGATCGACCGGCGCTATGAGAAACGCATTGGCCGCAATTACTACTGGATGATCTGGTATCCGATTGCCTATTGGATGCTGACTACCGCCACGTCCGTCGTGGTTTTTCCCAGAGCTGTCATGAAACGGCGGGGTACGCGCGCCGTTTGGACCAGTCCTGATCGAGGTGTGAGATGAGAGCCGATCCTATTATCAGTCGTCCGGAACGCCAGAAGCCACTGCAACGGGTTCTCTTCACCGTCATCACCATGCTGGCGTGGACCTTGTGGATGTCGTTGTGGTTGCCCTTGATCACGCTGATTGCGTGGTTGCTGGGCCTGCAGGATATCTATATCAAACTAGGATTGAATCACCCATTCCGCGGAGTAAGCGATCTGGGCTTGCCATTGCGCGTAGGGATCGTAGCTGCGCTGTCGCTGGGCGCCTGGGCCTTTTATAACCGCATGCGTTTTGCCGGCAAGCAGAAACGCCGCGCCAATCGATTTATCGAGTTGGCGGAAATGGCGCCTGCACTCGAAACCGCGGTGCACACCGCGCAGCGGTTGCGGGCAAGCCGCCGCTTGGTGGTTCATTTCAATGACAACGGCGAGATGTTCCTTCCGCCCGACGAATCTTAAGGCAACACTGATCAAGTATCGCCGTCGTCACCAGTCCTGTCTGTTTGCAGGCTATCGGGCCGTCGACGCACGAGGGGACAGCACGATCGAGATCGCGCTGATCGCCTTCTTGGACGGCCAAGCGGCATCGTGTCGAGAAGGGGGCTCGGAATCAGGTTCCTGTTGAGTGGTGGAATGCGCGCGACCGGAATACACCGAAGATATCGAAGCTGAAGCAAACCGCGCGGTAGCCGATATCCGCCGTCAGTTCACCGTGGCGCGTCAGCAGCTACAGCGACGCCGGCGGCGTTACAGCGTTGGCCCCATGTTGGC
The sequence above is a segment of the Dyella sp. M7H15-1 genome. Coding sequences within it:
- the pgaB gene encoding poly-beta-1,6-N-acetyl-D-glucosamine N-deacetylase PgaB, giving the protein MRQLLLALLLMLMADLAQAAVPVPPKPAFIVLTYHDVRDDVGLLGDHDPDAINTDHLIAHFDWLKANGYHVVSLEQVGQASRGGPALPDHAVLLTFDDGLESFYTRVYPLLRAYDYPAVEALVGSWIDMSPGQKMAYNGAECTRDCFMTWDQIREIQTSGLVEFASHTWQLHMGIPGNPQNNQMPAVTTLRYDMATHRYESESAYIERLRADLRHSVEEIVKETGHRPRAIVWPYGSYNKIAVQIAAEEGLTESFSLDDKLPDLQIDNTIPRLLISGNINANRLGWLIRHPQRSDPVRAVQVDLDYVYDPDPKQQERNLSILLDRIKRMQPNEVWLQAYADPKGDGVAEAVYFPNRHLPMRADLFSRVEWQLRTRAGVRVYAWMPVLAFRFPDAPNLPSLAGEPKPGGDHYRLAPWDPRVKRQIGDVYEDLAMHADAAGLLFSDDAYIRDTDQLGPWANMTSAQRTAALVDFIHVLTDRVRRWRPSVKTVRNIYTRPIFDPAAEAWFAQSLPAFLADYDMTAIMAMPQLDQQGDTAHWYRDLVAHVNAIPGAMNHTLFELAARDWRSDQPISEAQMRNRIELLQTEGVRHLGYYPDDFIKNQPRLELIRPSISIADYPYPEPSR
- the pgaD gene encoding poly-beta-1,6-N-acetyl-D-glucosamine biosynthesis protein PgaD, producing MRADPIISRPERQKPLQRVLFTVITMLAWTLWMSLWLPLITLIAWLLGLQDIYIKLGLNHPFRGVSDLGLPLRVGIVAALSLGAWAFYNRMRFAGKQKRRANRFIELAEMAPALETAVHTAQRLRASRRLVVHFNDNGEMFLPPDES
- the pgaC gene encoding poly-beta-1,6-N-acetyl-D-glucosamine synthase, which gives rise to MNGGIISILLDFAFFYPLTMSLVWMSGGLIYFLRWERRESARVTPPSLASYPMVSIIVPCHNEGQQVRETITQLAEQTWPDFEIIAVNDGSTDDTGTQLDQLMSEFPQLRVLHLSSNQGKAMGLCAATLAAKGDYLVCVDGDAMLDRYATHWLMTHLLSSARVGAVTGNPRIRNRSTLLGKLQVGEFSSIIGLIKRAQRVYGRIFTVSGVIAAFRKVALHDVGYWNTDMVTEDIDVSWRLQMRHWEIRYEPNALCWILMPETLRGLWKQRQRWAQGGSEVLLRYWVKLLHWRERRMWMVAIEYLISLVWSYVMAIIMVLWITGLIIPLPASIRVPSLFPQWNGVMLGIVCMLQFLVSMLIDRRYEKRIGRNYYWMIWYPIAYWMLTTATSVVVFPRAVMKRRGTRAVWTSPDRGVR